A portion of the Pomacea canaliculata isolate SZHN2017 linkage group LG13, ASM307304v1, whole genome shotgun sequence genome contains these proteins:
- the LOC112553889 gene encoding uncharacterized protein LOC112553889 isoform X1 → MKCKSKVGAESTGENGESRMPLSLVRRNSSASMREKRSRSTDGFSARPNSSGALHRSPPTPPFPTTTDALDMISTPSSDEDFQPGGNSVDRMDHQVQVDRQQIDVKANGQCQRHVDNINGLQRSGDVAKPSQCKENPGTKRVEQDCSSAIPPPMNSLSPSCFYHRKLSEGTSFNCYSTLPRLPAGRTSETKTSASVCSTPQPFYKSTRENGGAVYGYTRQACNPQYASIHKIPDSKPEPKMAASISYSAQEEVASGSAFHSQLSFPRSHVSSPFLPVASNASSHPLRPVDDSALQLFNNQSLAQRSGPPACRMSSSVHTGMSLPAPHLHSFHGMSASMHAPSPSDLYTESSYYRYQSREVSSQAGSSQPHHHHLQTKSASLLQRQGSSMKENGSLMFGCQQDVAFESMESHIVTRNLDVLLHKVGDDCVGINVVRKTTGGISSIFVQDVIPGSLAERDGRLRKGDVLYSVNGRSLGEMSLLDAYQLFRTLPPGPIRIRAARHETAYVQEQKSDGNKEMDTSYDDSTETASKPSSDQNPVKGQASDQNNASLTAADS, encoded by the exons atgAAATGTAAAAGCAAGGTTGGTGCAGAAAGTACAGGAGAAAATGGTGAGAGTAGAATGCCTCTTTCTCTGGTCAGGAGAAATTCCAGTGCTTCCATGAGGGAGAAGAGGTCCCGATCAACTGATGGTTTTTCAGCACGACCTAATAGCAGTGGTGCCTTGCATAGATCTCCACCAACACCACCTTTTCCAACCACTACAGATGCCCTTGATATGATATCAACACCTAGTAGTGATGAAGACTTCCAGCCAGGGGGAAATTCTGTAGACAGAATGGATCATCAAGTGCAGGTTGATAGACAACAGATTGATGTGAAAGCAAATGGGCAGTGTCAGCGTCATGTTGATAACATTAATGGTCTTCAAAGAAGTGGTGATGTGGCAAAGCCATCTCAGTGTAAGGAAAACCCTGGGACCAAGAGAGTGGAGCAGGATTGCAGCAGTGCAATACCTCCTCCTATGAACTCCCTATCACCTAGTTGTTTCTACCATCGCAAGCTGTCTGAAGGAACATCTTTCAACTGCTACTCAACTTTGCCTAGGCTGCCAGCAGGCAGAACCAGTGAGACCAAGACCTCTGCATCAGTCTGTTCAACACCACAGCCATTCTACAAATCCACCAGAGAGAATGGTGGGGCAGTTTATGGCTATACCAGGCAAGCTTGTAATCCACAGTATGCATCCATTCATAAAATTCCTGACAGCAAACCAGAACCCAAAATGGCAGCAAGTATCTCTTACAGTGCTCAAGAAGAAGTAGCTTCAGGCAGTGCTTTCCATAGTCAACTGTCATTCCCACGGTCACACGTCAGCAGCCCGTTCCTGCCTGTTGCATCAAATGCAAGTTCACATCCTCTCCGACCTGTGGATGATTCTGCACTGCAGTTGTTCAACAACCAGTCTTTAGCCCAGCGTTCTGGCCCACCTGCATGTCGTATGTCATCAAGTGTTCACACAGGCATGTCATTGCCAGCTCCTCATCTACACTCTTTTCATGGTATGTCAGCAAGCATGCATGCACCTAGTCCTTCTGATCTTTACACGGAGTCTTCATACTATCGGTATCAGAGCAGGGAAGTAAGCTCGCAGGCTGGCTCATCCCAGCCTCACCATCATCACCTTCAAACCAAGTCAGCATCACTTTTGCAAAGGCAAGGATCTTCCATGAAAGAGAATGGATCGCTAATGTTTGGGTGTCAACAAGATGTGGCCTTTGAATCCATGGAAAGTCATATTGTCACCCGAAATCTAGATGTCTTGCTACACAAGG TGGGAGATGACTGTGTTGGCATCAACGTTGTCCGAAAGACAACAGGTGGAATAAGCAGCATCTTCGTACAGGATGTCATACCTGGTTCTTTGGCTGAGAGGGATGGACGCCTCAG GAAAGGGGATGTCTTATACTCTGTAAATGGGCGGTCTTTGGGAGAAATGTCTTTATTGGATGCATATCAGCTCTTTCGCACCCTCCCTCCCGGACCAATACGCATTCGGGCTGCTCGACATGAGACGGCATATGTGCAA GAACAAAAGAGTGATGGAAATAAAGAGATGGATACCTCATATGATGATTCTACTGAAACTGCCAGTAAGCCATCAAGTGACCAGAATCCAGTTAAAGGTCAAGCATCAGATCAGAACAATGCCTCATTAACAGCTGCAGACTCATGA
- the LOC112553889 gene encoding uncharacterized protein LOC112553889 isoform X2, with protein sequence MKCKSKVGAESTGENGESRMPLSLVRRNSSASMREKRSRSTDGFSARPNSSGALHRSPPTPPFPTTTDALDMISTPSSDEDFQPGGNSVDRMDHQVQVDRQQIDVKANGQCQRHVDNINGLQRSGDVAKPSQCKENPGTKRVEQDCSSAIPPPMNSLSPSCFYHRKLSEGTSFNCYSTLPRLPAGRTSETKTSASVCSTPQPFYKSTRENGGAVYGYTRQACNPQYASIHKIPDSKPEPKMAASISYSAQEEVASGSAFHSQLSFPRSHVSSPFLPVASNASSHPLRPVDDSALQLFNNQSLAQRSGPPACRMSSSVHTGMSLPAPHLHSFHGMSASMHAPSPSDLYTESSYYRYQSREVSSQAGSSQPHHHHLQTKSASLLQRQGSSMKENGSLMFGCQQDVAFESMESHIVTRNLDVLLHKVGDDCVGINVVRKTTGGISSIFVQDVIPGSLAERDGRLRKGDVLYSVNGRSLGEMSLLDAYQLFRTLPPGPIRIRAARHETAYVQRQAFV encoded by the exons atgAAATGTAAAAGCAAGGTTGGTGCAGAAAGTACAGGAGAAAATGGTGAGAGTAGAATGCCTCTTTCTCTGGTCAGGAGAAATTCCAGTGCTTCCATGAGGGAGAAGAGGTCCCGATCAACTGATGGTTTTTCAGCACGACCTAATAGCAGTGGTGCCTTGCATAGATCTCCACCAACACCACCTTTTCCAACCACTACAGATGCCCTTGATATGATATCAACACCTAGTAGTGATGAAGACTTCCAGCCAGGGGGAAATTCTGTAGACAGAATGGATCATCAAGTGCAGGTTGATAGACAACAGATTGATGTGAAAGCAAATGGGCAGTGTCAGCGTCATGTTGATAACATTAATGGTCTTCAAAGAAGTGGTGATGTGGCAAAGCCATCTCAGTGTAAGGAAAACCCTGGGACCAAGAGAGTGGAGCAGGATTGCAGCAGTGCAATACCTCCTCCTATGAACTCCCTATCACCTAGTTGTTTCTACCATCGCAAGCTGTCTGAAGGAACATCTTTCAACTGCTACTCAACTTTGCCTAGGCTGCCAGCAGGCAGAACCAGTGAGACCAAGACCTCTGCATCAGTCTGTTCAACACCACAGCCATTCTACAAATCCACCAGAGAGAATGGTGGGGCAGTTTATGGCTATACCAGGCAAGCTTGTAATCCACAGTATGCATCCATTCATAAAATTCCTGACAGCAAACCAGAACCCAAAATGGCAGCAAGTATCTCTTACAGTGCTCAAGAAGAAGTAGCTTCAGGCAGTGCTTTCCATAGTCAACTGTCATTCCCACGGTCACACGTCAGCAGCCCGTTCCTGCCTGTTGCATCAAATGCAAGTTCACATCCTCTCCGACCTGTGGATGATTCTGCACTGCAGTTGTTCAACAACCAGTCTTTAGCCCAGCGTTCTGGCCCACCTGCATGTCGTATGTCATCAAGTGTTCACACAGGCATGTCATTGCCAGCTCCTCATCTACACTCTTTTCATGGTATGTCAGCAAGCATGCATGCACCTAGTCCTTCTGATCTTTACACGGAGTCTTCATACTATCGGTATCAGAGCAGGGAAGTAAGCTCGCAGGCTGGCTCATCCCAGCCTCACCATCATCACCTTCAAACCAAGTCAGCATCACTTTTGCAAAGGCAAGGATCTTCCATGAAAGAGAATGGATCGCTAATGTTTGGGTGTCAACAAGATGTGGCCTTTGAATCCATGGAAAGTCATATTGTCACCCGAAATCTAGATGTCTTGCTACACAAGG TGGGAGATGACTGTGTTGGCATCAACGTTGTCCGAAAGACAACAGGTGGAATAAGCAGCATCTTCGTACAGGATGTCATACCTGGTTCTTTGGCTGAGAGGGATGGACGCCTCAG GAAAGGGGATGTCTTATACTCTGTAAATGGGCGGTCTTTGGGAGAAATGTCTTTATTGGATGCATATCAGCTCTTTCGCACCCTCCCTCCCGGACCAATACGCATTCGGGCTGCTCGACATGAGACGGCATATGTGCAA AGACAGGCATTTGTGTGA
- the LOC112554361 gene encoding uncharacterized protein LOC112554361 has translation MSNPFFDDVNSVPSPEASPARLTKTNPFYHDLLGDEFGSNPGAANYNNSSPFDFLSDPRETGSDGLSASNVLLDLSGGDDWLMASSVMTPSRGDAGKASGNDVVAGVGVTPPTNFSDVSEILRDFAPASAPASAQPPVTNIDDLLGMDFLVMGETKETELLPPAVQSVSISRDDNGLSDENFDFLVDAEEAKQDIQAVPVVGDEPPPPIPTTTFPGAPPAQDSSLDEHTSTISLPFECPIAGGRVDGSVVHVTDIMVSSSFKPHTSSIMVSSTKASPCSSSTAGELSPPGPACGRLSGSEDAPSTQIYFDNSEPEEKSGPALALAPGPGEPDTNEEKIFPTDVHRDKEDNGCAVPVDSGEQKGKRRQVGESDKHNLPSVMAKMDTSKSPRDDRHPKIDNLVDEGKSCLSF, from the coding sequence ATGTCCAATCCCTTCTTCGACGACGTCAACTCCGTCCCATCTCCAGAAGCTAGTCCAGCAAGGTTGACCAAGACGAATCCGTTCTACCACGACCTTCTGGGAGATGAGTTCGGCAGCAACCCAGGCGCTGCTAATTATAACAACTCTTCTCCCTTCGACTTTTTGTCCGACCCCAGAGAGACGGGCAGCGATGGTCTTTCTGCGTCCAACGTTTTACTCGATCTGAGCGGCGGAGACGACTGGCTGATGGCATCGTCTGTGATGACACCATCCAGAGGGGACGCCGGTAAAGCATCGGGTAACGATGTCGTGGCTGGTGTTGGAGTCACTCCTCCGACAAATTTCTCGGACGTCTCTGAGATTTTACGAGATTTTGCTCCAGCTTCTGCCCCGGCGAGCGCGCAACCCCCGGTGACCAACATCGACGATCTGTTGGGCATGGATTTCTTAGTGATGGGAGAGACAAAAGAGACAGAGCTGCTACCACCTGCAGTACAGTCAGTCAGCATCAGCCGAGACGACAACGGCCTCTCAGACGAAAACTTTGATTTTCTGGTTGACGCCGAAGAGGCTAAACAGGACATACAGGCTGTTCCAGTCGTTGGGGACGAACCTCCCCCTCCGATACCTACAACCACATTCCCTGGTGCTCCGCCTGCACAAGACTCGAGCTTGGATGAACACACTTCCACGATTTCCTTGCCGTTCGAATGCCCTATCGCTGGTGGACGTGTTGATGGCAGTGTGGTTCATGTGACGGACATCATGGTCAGCTCCTCTTTCAAGCCGCACACGTCGTCGATAATGGTCTCATCGACGAAAGCATCGCCCTGCTCCTCTTCCACTGCTGGAGAGCTTTCGCCGCCAGGACCCGCGTGTGGAAGATTGAGTGGCTCGGAGGACGCTCCCTCGACACAAATCTACTTCGACAACAGTGAGCCAGAGGAGAAGAGTGGTCCTGCCTTAGCTCTCGCGCCAGGTCCAGGTGAACCGGATACGaacgaagaaaaaatatttccgaCGGATGTTCATAGAGATAAGGAGGACAACGGATGTGCGGTGCCCGTAGATTCCGGAGAACAGAAAGGTAAACGGCGACAGGTGGGTGAATCGGATAAACACAACTTGCCGTCGGTCATGGCAAAAATGGATACAAGCAAGTCTCCCCGGGATGACAGACACCCAAAGATTGACAACTTAGTGGATGAAGGGAAATCGTGCCTGTCATTCTGA